A DNA window from Trichomycterus rosablanca isolate fTriRos1 chromosome 9, fTriRos1.hap1, whole genome shotgun sequence contains the following coding sequences:
- the fam49a gene encoding CYFIP-related Rac1 interactor A isoform X2 gives MGNLLKVLTRDIENYPHFFLDFENAQPTECEREVWNQVNAVLQESESILSGLQAYKGAGQEIRDAIQNPNDMQLQERAWNSVCPLVIRLKKFYGFSLKLEKALQSLLECLTCPPCTPTQHLEKEQALAKQFAEILHFTLRFDELKMRIPAIQNDFSYYRRTISRNRINNMNLDIENEVNNEMANRMSLFYAEATPMLKTLSTATTNFVTENKTLPLENTTDCLSTMASVCKVMLETPEYTSRFNSEDTLLFCMRVMVGVIILYDHVHPNGAFTKSSKIDMKGCIKVLKDQPADNVEGLLNALKFTTKHLNDESTPKNIRTMLQ, from the exons ATGGGTAATCTTCTAAAAGTCCTTACAAGAGATATAGAGAACTATCCCCATTTTTTCCTGGATTTTGAAA ATGCACAGCCCACAGAATGTGAGCGTGAAGTGTGGAACCAGGTGAACGCTGTACTTCAGGAGTCTGAGAGCATTCTGTCAGGCCTGCAGGCATACAAGGGTGCTGGACAGGAGATACGAGAT GCTATACAGAATCCAAATGACATGCAACTTCAGGAGAGAGCCTGGAACTCTGTGTGTCCTCTCGTCATCCGGCTGAAGAAGTTCTATGGCTTTTCGTTAAAGCTGG AGAAAGCCTTACAGAGTCTCTTGGAGTGTCTCACCTGTCCACCTTGCACTCCCACTCAGCATCTGGAGAAGGAGCAGGCCCTGGCTAAGCAGTTTGCAGAGATCCTGCATTTTACCCTGCGCTTTGATGAGCTCAAG ATGCGTATTCCTGCCATTCAGAATGACTTCAGCTACTACAGACGGACGATTAGTCGAAACAGAATAAATAACATGAAC CTGGACATTGAAAACGAGGTCAACAATGAGATGGCAAACAGAATGTCTCTGTTCTACGCTGAGGCCACTCCAATGTTAAAAACCCTAAGTACAGCAACAACTAACTTTGTGACCGAG AATAAGACGTTGCCCCTTGAAAACACCACTGACTGCTTAAGCACTATGGCCAGTGTATGCAAGGTCATGCTAGAGACACC CGAGTATACGAGTCGGTTTAACAGTGAAGATACACTCCTGTTCTGCATGAGGGTGATGGTGGGTGTGATCATTCTCTACGACCATGTGCATCCCAACGGTGCCTTCACCAAGTCCTCAAAAATAGAT ATGAAAGGATGCATAAAGGTTCTAAAAGATCAGCCAGCTGATAATGTTGAAGGTCTCCTGAATGCCCTAAA ATTCACCACAAAGCATCTGAATGATGAGTCCACTCCAAAAAATATTAGAACAATGCTGCagtaa
- the fam49a gene encoding CYFIP-related Rac1 interactor A isoform X1 has product MGNLLKVLTCTELDQGPNFFLDFENAQPTECEREVWNQVNAVLQESESILSGLQAYKGAGQEIRDAIQNPNDMQLQERAWNSVCPLVIRLKKFYGFSLKLEKALQSLLECLTCPPCTPTQHLEKEQALAKQFAEILHFTLRFDELKMRIPAIQNDFSYYRRTISRNRINNMNLDIENEVNNEMANRMSLFYAEATPMLKTLSTATTNFVTENKTLPLENTTDCLSTMASVCKVMLETPEYTSRFNSEDTLLFCMRVMVGVIILYDHVHPNGAFTKSSKIDMKGCIKVLKDQPADNVEGLLNALKFTTKHLNDESTPKNIRTMLQ; this is encoded by the exons ATGGGGAATCTTTTAAAAGTGCTCACTTGCACTGAGCTTGATCAGGGGCCAAACTTTTTCCTTGACTTTGAAA ATGCACAGCCCACAGAATGTGAGCGTGAAGTGTGGAACCAGGTGAACGCTGTACTTCAGGAGTCTGAGAGCATTCTGTCAGGCCTGCAGGCATACAAGGGTGCTGGACAGGAGATACGAGAT GCTATACAGAATCCAAATGACATGCAACTTCAGGAGAGAGCCTGGAACTCTGTGTGTCCTCTCGTCATCCGGCTGAAGAAGTTCTATGGCTTTTCGTTAAAGCTGG AGAAAGCCTTACAGAGTCTCTTGGAGTGTCTCACCTGTCCACCTTGCACTCCCACTCAGCATCTGGAGAAGGAGCAGGCCCTGGCTAAGCAGTTTGCAGAGATCCTGCATTTTACCCTGCGCTTTGATGAGCTCAAG ATGCGTATTCCTGCCATTCAGAATGACTTCAGCTACTACAGACGGACGATTAGTCGAAACAGAATAAATAACATGAAC CTGGACATTGAAAACGAGGTCAACAATGAGATGGCAAACAGAATGTCTCTGTTCTACGCTGAGGCCACTCCAATGTTAAAAACCCTAAGTACAGCAACAACTAACTTTGTGACCGAG AATAAGACGTTGCCCCTTGAAAACACCACTGACTGCTTAAGCACTATGGCCAGTGTATGCAAGGTCATGCTAGAGACACC CGAGTATACGAGTCGGTTTAACAGTGAAGATACACTCCTGTTCTGCATGAGGGTGATGGTGGGTGTGATCATTCTCTACGACCATGTGCATCCCAACGGTGCCTTCACCAAGTCCTCAAAAATAGAT ATGAAAGGATGCATAAAGGTTCTAAAAGATCAGCCAGCTGATAATGTTGAAGGTCTCCTGAATGCCCTAAA ATTCACCACAAAGCATCTGAATGATGAGTCCACTCCAAAAAATATTAGAACAATGCTGCagtaa